One part of the Streptomyces lydicus genome encodes these proteins:
- a CDS encoding TerC family protein — protein sequence MDVSLTLWVLTILGLCALIAADFFIGGRKPHEVSLKEAGIWTGVWIALAALFGLGLLLFGGTAPAGEFFAGFITEKSLSVDNLFVFVLIMAKFAVPAVYQQRVLMVGVLIALVLRAGFIGAGAAIIANFSWIFYLFGAFLIWTAWKLIKEARAEEEDEEFEENRFLKMVEKRFPSTDAYHGTKLFVVENGRRLMTPMLIVMLAIGTTDVLFALDSIPAIFGLTQDPYIVFTANAFALMGLRQLYFLIGGLLKKLVHLSYGLSVILGFIGVKLVLHALHESGVAVPEISIPVSLGVICAVLVVTTITSLRASKKQEAAAAAEPRTRIDA from the coding sequence GTGGACGTTTCCCTGACCCTGTGGGTGCTGACCATCCTTGGTCTGTGCGCCCTGATAGCCGCCGATTTCTTCATCGGCGGACGCAAACCCCATGAGGTCTCCCTCAAGGAGGCCGGCATCTGGACCGGTGTCTGGATCGCGCTCGCCGCGCTGTTCGGACTCGGGCTGCTGCTCTTCGGCGGCACCGCGCCGGCCGGTGAGTTCTTCGCGGGCTTCATCACCGAGAAGTCCCTCAGCGTGGACAACCTCTTCGTCTTCGTGCTGATCATGGCGAAGTTCGCGGTCCCGGCCGTCTACCAGCAGCGGGTGCTGATGGTGGGCGTGCTGATCGCGCTGGTGCTGCGGGCCGGCTTCATCGGCGCCGGCGCCGCGATCATCGCCAACTTCTCCTGGATCTTCTACCTCTTCGGCGCGTTCCTGATCTGGACCGCGTGGAAGCTGATCAAGGAGGCGCGCGCCGAGGAGGAGGACGAGGAGTTCGAGGAGAACCGCTTCCTGAAGATGGTCGAGAAGCGCTTCCCGTCGACCGACGCGTACCACGGCACCAAGCTGTTCGTCGTCGAGAACGGCCGGCGCCTGATGACGCCGATGCTGATCGTCATGCTGGCGATCGGCACCACCGACGTCCTCTTCGCGCTGGACTCCATCCCGGCGATCTTCGGCCTCACCCAGGACCCGTACATCGTCTTCACCGCGAACGCGTTCGCCCTGATGGGCCTGCGGCAGCTGTACTTCCTGATCGGCGGGCTGCTCAAGAAGCTGGTCCACCTGTCGTACGGCCTGTCGGTCATCCTGGGCTTCATCGGCGTGAAGCTGGTGCTGCACGCGCTGCACGAGTCCGGGGTGGCGGTTCCGGAGATCAGCATTCCGGTCTCGCTGGGCGTCATCTGCGCGGTGCTCGTCGTCACGACGATCACCAGCCTGCGCGCCTCGAAGAAGCAGGAGGCCGCGGCCGCGGCGGAGCCCCGGACGCGCATTGACGCCTGA
- a CDS encoding MBL fold metallo-hydrolase, translating into MGYSGAVKVGGAADVHELTDLMISKVAVGRMDNNAYVLRCRATDEQLLIDAAAEPRTLLALIGDSSIASVVTTHQHGDHWGALREVVDATGARTYAGRYDAEGIPVPTDVLLDDGDTVTVGRVELTARHLTGHTPGSIALVYDDPHGAPHVFTGDCLFPGGIGNTWGDAGRFTSLLDDVETKLFGALPDETWVYPGHGNDTTLGAERPHLAEWRKRGW; encoded by the coding sequence ATGGGCTACAGCGGAGCAGTCAAGGTCGGCGGAGCGGCCGACGTGCACGAACTGACCGACCTGATGATCTCGAAGGTCGCGGTCGGCCGGATGGACAACAACGCCTATGTACTGCGGTGCCGTGCGACCGATGAGCAGCTGCTGATCGACGCGGCGGCCGAACCGCGCACCCTCCTCGCGCTGATCGGCGACAGCAGCATCGCCTCCGTCGTCACCACGCACCAGCACGGCGACCACTGGGGCGCGCTGCGCGAGGTGGTCGACGCGACGGGCGCGCGGACGTACGCGGGCCGGTACGACGCCGAGGGCATCCCCGTCCCGACGGACGTCCTGCTCGACGACGGCGACACCGTCACCGTCGGCCGGGTCGAGCTGACCGCGCGCCATCTGACCGGGCACACCCCCGGCAGCATCGCGCTGGTCTACGACGACCCGCACGGCGCCCCGCACGTCTTCACCGGGGACTGCCTCTTCCCCGGCGGCATCGGCAACACCTGGGGCGACGCCGGACGCTTCACGAGTCTGCTCGACGACGTGGAGACCAAGCTGTTCGGCGCGCTCCCCGACGAGACCTGGGTCTATCCGGGGCACGGCAACGACACCACACTCGGCGCGGAGCGCCCGCACCTCGCGGAGTGGCGCAAGCGCGGCTGGTGA
- a CDS encoding maleylpyruvate isomerase family mycothiol-dependent enzyme produces MTVTTPDFAHDVAAVREATERLLVSVGKLDDAAVGEPSLLPGWTRGHVLAHLARNADALTNLLTWARTDIRTPMYASPAARAADIERDADRPLAAHLEDLRESATRFDAAADTLPRARRAFEVEMRNGVVERADRLPLRRLAELELHHMDLGVGHTLDQLSPEFVDSELAFLATVKFAGSPELPALELRADDGRSWRTGRPGDGEVVVSGPARALVGWLTGRGDGAELDGHGAALPVVPPL; encoded by the coding sequence ATGACCGTCACCACGCCTGACTTCGCGCACGATGTGGCAGCCGTCCGTGAGGCAACCGAACGGCTGCTGGTCTCGGTGGGCAAGCTCGACGACGCCGCGGTCGGGGAACCCTCGCTGCTCCCCGGCTGGACCCGCGGACACGTCCTCGCCCATCTGGCCCGCAACGCGGACGCCTTGACCAACCTCCTCACCTGGGCCCGCACCGACATCCGCACACCGATGTACGCGAGCCCCGCGGCCCGGGCCGCCGACATCGAACGGGACGCCGACCGGCCGCTGGCCGCCCATCTGGAGGACCTGCGGGAGAGCGCCACCCGCTTCGACGCGGCGGCGGACACCCTGCCCCGGGCCCGCCGGGCGTTCGAGGTCGAGATGCGCAACGGCGTGGTCGAGCGCGCCGACCGGCTGCCGCTACGCCGCCTCGCCGAGCTGGAACTGCACCACATGGACCTGGGTGTCGGGCACACCCTGGACCAGCTCTCGCCCGAGTTCGTCGACAGCGAGCTGGCGTTCCTCGCCACGGTCAAGTTCGCCGGCAGTCCCGAGCTGCCCGCCCTGGAGCTCCGCGCCGACGACGGACGCAGCTGGCGCACCGGGCGTCCGGGCGACGGGGAGGTGGTGGTGAGCGGCCCGGCACGGGCCCTGGTCGGCTGGCTCACCGGTCGCGGCGACGGCGCGGAGCTCGACGGTCACGGCGCCGCGCTGCCTGTCGTACCCCCGCTCTAG
- a CDS encoding FAD-dependent monooxygenase, which translates to MRMTSDADVVVAGGGPVGLMLACELALAKVSVTVLERLTEVDTKIKAGAINSPSAEAFYRRGMLPDLAAAQRAGIERFSSFLRQRQAAGASGLQAPPKFAGHFAGIMLRGDLLDESDPDFDGPGPAGEVGLVPQEVLERLLAARAAELGVELRRGVTLTGFDAGEDGVTVHTSGGTLRTGWLVGCDGGRSTVRRLAGFPFPGTAPEITGHQALVEMTGAEKLGAGWNWTETGTYVHGPMPGRILTVEFDGPPADREAPVTAQELEESLRKVSGVEGVRIHKVRTATRFTDNARQVPDYRAGRVLLAGDAAHVHAPFGGQGLNLGIGDAMNLGWKLAATVHGWAPDGLLDTYTAERHPIGAWALDWTRAQVALMRPESHSRALREVIAELTGTVDATTFFTKKISGVWQRNDLPGDHPLIGRSAPDLEFSDGSRLAEQLHGGQGLLLDLTDDAELRKRATGYDGRLRVLTAGCPGQPGLAGLLVRPDGCTAWAADRADAAGSAVPAAPDELDAALRRWFGTPADAAA; encoded by the coding sequence ATGCGCATGACGAGTGACGCAGACGTAGTGGTGGCAGGGGGCGGCCCGGTGGGGCTGATGCTCGCCTGCGAACTGGCCCTGGCGAAGGTCTCGGTGACCGTCCTGGAGCGGCTCACCGAGGTGGACACGAAGATCAAGGCGGGAGCGATCAACTCCCCCAGCGCGGAGGCGTTCTACCGGCGCGGCATGCTGCCCGACCTGGCCGCGGCGCAGCGCGCGGGCATCGAGAGGTTCAGCTCGTTCCTGCGGCAGCGGCAGGCCGCGGGCGCCTCGGGGTTGCAGGCGCCCCCGAAGTTCGCCGGGCACTTCGCCGGCATCATGCTGCGCGGCGACCTGCTGGACGAGTCCGACCCGGACTTCGACGGCCCCGGCCCGGCCGGCGAGGTCGGCCTCGTTCCCCAGGAGGTCCTGGAGCGGCTGCTCGCCGCACGCGCCGCCGAACTGGGCGTCGAGCTGCGCCGCGGGGTGACGCTGACCGGCTTCGACGCCGGCGAGGACGGCGTGACCGTGCACACCTCCGGGGGGACGCTGCGCACCGGCTGGCTCGTCGGGTGCGACGGCGGCCGCAGCACCGTCCGCCGCCTCGCCGGCTTCCCGTTCCCCGGCACCGCCCCCGAGATCACCGGCCACCAGGCGCTGGTGGAGATGACCGGCGCCGAGAAGCTCGGGGCGGGCTGGAACTGGACGGAGACCGGGACCTACGTCCACGGCCCGATGCCCGGCCGGATCCTCACCGTGGAGTTCGACGGCCCGCCCGCGGACCGCGAAGCACCCGTCACCGCCCAGGAGTTGGAGGAGTCCCTGCGGAAGGTCTCCGGGGTCGAGGGGGTGCGGATCCACAAGGTCCGCACGGCGACCCGTTTCACGGACAACGCCCGTCAGGTGCCGGACTACCGGGCGGGGCGGGTGCTGCTGGCCGGTGACGCGGCGCATGTGCACGCCCCGTTCGGTGGCCAGGGACTCAACCTCGGTATCGGGGACGCGATGAACCTGGGCTGGAAACTGGCCGCGACGGTGCACGGCTGGGCCCCCGACGGGCTGCTGGACACCTACACCGCCGAACGGCACCCGATCGGCGCCTGGGCCCTGGACTGGACCCGCGCCCAAGTGGCGCTGATGCGGCCGGAGTCGCACTCCCGGGCGCTGCGCGAGGTGATCGCCGAGCTGACCGGAACGGTCGACGCCACCACCTTCTTCACCAAGAAGATCTCCGGGGTGTGGCAGCGCAACGACCTGCCGGGCGACCACCCGCTGATCGGCCGCAGCGCCCCCGACCTGGAGTTCTCCGACGGCAGCCGGCTCGCGGAGCAGCTGCACGGCGGGCAGGGGCTGTTGCTCGACCTCACCGATGACGCCGAGCTGCGCAAGCGGGCCACCGGGTACGACGGCCGGCTGCGGGTGCTGACGGCCGGCTGTCCCGGGCAGCCCGGCCTCGCCGGCCTGCTGGTACGGCCGGACGGCTGCACCGCCTGGGCCGCGGACCGCGCCGACGCCGCCGGCTCCGCCGTCCCGGCCGCACCGGACGAGCTGGACGCCGCGCTCCGCCGGTGGTTCGGCACGCCCGCCGACGCGGCGGCCTGA
- a CDS encoding TetR/AcrR family transcriptional regulator gives MDEQRHAGTETAAGRWPAGPEGETGFGEEDGRLTLRERKKLRTRQRISGEATLLFIRHGFDNVTVAEVARAAEVSTMTVFNYFPRKEDLFLDRVPEGRELLIRAVRERGAGEAPLAALRRLVLGLLAQRHPLGAVGEGYEHFWRTVRDSPALLARGREVVEELEHTLAGLLAEAEGGDAERPGHRSRLAAALIVAGVRTAFAEAIGRQLAGEAVDEVAAGQVEVVRRTFEALERALSA, from the coding sequence ATGGACGAGCAGCGACACGCAGGTACGGAGACGGCCGCCGGGAGGTGGCCCGCCGGCCCGGAGGGGGAGACCGGCTTCGGCGAGGAGGACGGGCGGCTGACGCTGCGCGAGCGCAAGAAGCTGCGCACCCGGCAGCGGATCTCCGGTGAGGCCACGCTGCTGTTCATCCGGCACGGCTTCGACAACGTCACCGTCGCCGAGGTCGCCCGGGCCGCCGAGGTCTCCACGATGACCGTCTTCAACTACTTCCCGCGCAAGGAGGACCTCTTCCTCGACCGGGTCCCCGAGGGCCGGGAGCTGCTGATCCGCGCCGTACGGGAGCGCGGTGCCGGCGAGGCGCCGCTGGCCGCGCTGCGCCGGCTCGTCCTCGGCCTGCTGGCGCAGCGGCACCCGCTGGGCGCCGTGGGGGAGGGGTACGAACACTTCTGGCGGACGGTGCGGGACTCGCCGGCACTACTGGCGCGGGGGCGTGAGGTGGTGGAGGAGCTGGAGCACACCCTGGCCGGGCTGCTGGCCGAGGCCGAGGGCGGCGACGCCGAGCGGCCCGGACACCGCTCCCGGCTGGCCGCCGCGCTGATCGTCGCGGGGGTCCGGACCGCGTTCGCCGAGGCGATCGGCCGGCAGCTCGCGGGCGAGGCGGTCGACGAGGTGGCGGCCGGGCAGGTCGAGGTGGTGCGGCGGACGTTCGAAGCGCTGGAGCGGGCACTCTCGGCTTGA